A window from Bacteroidota bacterium encodes these proteins:
- a CDS encoding nuclear transport factor 2 family protein, protein MNPKTPFLKLIIAATMIAALIMMAGFNLSNAQLALSLKTGTELFNEIKKMDSILFNAFNKRDTGLFKEFFTKDLEFFHDKGGLSGFEQTISFIRSTAQPGNDLTRDLIPGSLEVYPVPGYGAMQIGQHRFCHTEKGKQDCGTFKFVHIWLYKEGKWKISRVVSYDH, encoded by the coding sequence ATGAATCCTAAAACACCTTTTCTCAAACTAATTATAGCAGCAACAATGATTGCAGCTTTAATAATGATGGCAGGGTTCAATTTGTCAAATGCACAACTGGCACTAAGTCTTAAAACTGGCACTGAGCTGTTTAATGAAATTAAAAAGATGGACAGCATTCTTTTTAATGCATTTAATAAAAGAGATACCGGTTTGTTCAAAGAGTTCTTTACAAAAGATCTTGAATTTTTTCACGATAAAGGAGGTCTTAGTGGTTTTGAACAAACCATCAGTTTTATACGATCAACAGCACAACCAGGTAATGATCTGACAAGAGATTTGATCCCGGGAAGTTTGGAAGTTTACCCTGTACCCGGATATGGCGCCATGCAGATCGGACAACACCGTTTTTGCCATACAGAAAAAGGCAAACAGGATTGCGGCACATTTAAGTTTGTTCATATATGGTTATATAAAGAAGGGAAATGGAAAATATCAAGAGTGGTAAGTTATGATCACTAA
- a CDS encoding tetratricopeptide repeat protein, whose amino-acid sequence MKYFILLSSILLISLLASAQKWNELNDSLIHYYNSGEFEKGISIGERAVSAAKKELGINHPDYATCLNNLAELYEAIGKYAKAEPLYFQVKEIRKKTLGESHPDYANSLNSLAVLYYATGKYAKAEPLYILAKEIFKKSGGENSKDYITCLDNLAELYKTIGQYAKAEPLYIQVKEIRKKILGESHPDYANSLNSLAVLYYATGKYAKAEPLYILAKEIFKKSGGENSEDYITCLDNLAELYNTMGQYAKAELLYIQVKEIRKKISGENNPDYAKSLNKLAALYHLTRQFEKAEPLCIEATEIWKKTSGENDPDYATSLNNLAVLYQAMSKYEKAEPIFIQLTEIWKKISGENHPDYATSLNNLAELYQAMGKFDKAEPLYIHSFEIIKKTLRENHPDYALSLNSLAVLYYSMGQFEKAEPLLIQAIKIRKNILGENHPDYLMSLNSLALLYQAMGQFEKAEPLYIQVRENLKNSLGENHRDYANCLNSLATFYQAMGKFEKAELLYIEAKEIWKKVLGENNESYAYCINNLAALYQARGQYEKSELFYIQARDIWKRISGENHPNYLLSLNNLSVLYQAMGQYEKAEALNIQAKEISEKLLGKNHPTYAKCINNLANLYRAVGQYKKAELLYNQAIEIRRILGVAHPDYALYLNNLATLYQSMALYEKAEPLYLQALEIQKKALGEAHPDYARSFNNLAVFYRAMGQYTKAEQFYLQALEIYKKIFGETHPEFANSLSNLAELYLGMGQYTKAESLLIQAIEIKKKVLGTNHPDYAMSINNLAELYRNAGQYEKAEQFYLQALEIYKKIFGETHPDFANSLSNLGLLYQNMGAYNKTESLYMQAKAIWAKVSGEAHPDFARILNNLIVFYMDIGQYEKAGPLLLRESGIVVQNMLNNFTILSEKEKENYLIQKITLLEKNNSFLYNAEKEFPYIISNNLNQQLFFKSMILADTKNVMTSIMQNADTTVKRILKNWQTNKNILAKQYSLPIAERRTDLKQIETSTENLEKELSRKSAEFLNQQKATRVSLKDVQKNLGEDEIAIEFVSFRLYNKKWTDSTIYAAYILRKNDSVPVFVPLCEEKQFTKYFINSSSSSGSIKALYRSEPLDETSTEVFLGDSLYALIWKPLLPYLKGITKISYSPSGLLNRVAFQALPTPDGQLLIDKYEMNQYISTRQLAVEEEKTKTRSQSITLFGDCAFTMDSVSIVKNIPAKNGVSNIYSSGISRDENKGSWRQLEGTATEINQIKNLFAKNKIDTTSFMQQKATEEQFKNLSGNSPTILHLATHGFFLPDPEQKRKEGFEVLNTNTFKISDDPMMRSGIVLSGANRVWSGQASIEGREDGIVTAYEISQLNLRNTDLVVLSACETALGDIKGTEGVFGLQRAFKLAGVKSLLLSLWKVPDKETAELMTTFYQYYLAGNSSREALHKAQMDMKKKYRPYYWAAFVLIE is encoded by the coding sequence ATGAAATACTTTATACTGCTAAGTTCTATATTACTGATCTCCCTCTTGGCATCTGCACAAAAATGGAATGAGTTAAACGACAGTCTTATTCATTATTATAATTCAGGAGAATTTGAAAAAGGAATAAGTATTGGAGAAAGAGCTGTAAGCGCTGCAAAAAAAGAATTAGGCATTAATCACCCGGATTACGCTACCTGCCTGAACAATCTTGCTGAGTTGTATGAAGCCATAGGAAAATATGCTAAAGCCGAACCACTATATTTCCAGGTAAAAGAAATCAGGAAAAAAACTTTAGGAGAATCACATCCTGATTATGCAAACAGCCTCAACAGCCTGGCGGTGTTATATTATGCGACAGGAAAATATGCTAAAGCCGAACCGCTGTATATTCTGGCAAAAGAAATATTTAAAAAATCGGGTGGAGAAAATAGCAAAGATTATATAACATGCTTAGACAACCTTGCAGAGCTGTACAAAACGATAGGCCAGTATGCTAAAGCCGAACCGCTTTATATACAGGTAAAAGAAATCAGGAAAAAAATTTTAGGAGAATCACATCCTGATTATGCAAACAGCCTCAACAGCCTGGCGGTGTTATATTATGCGACAGGAAAATATGCTAAAGCAGAACCGCTGTATATCCTGGCAAAGGAAATATTTAAAAAATCGGGTGGAGAAAATAGCGAGGATTATATAACATGCTTAGACAACCTTGCAGAGCTATACAATACAATGGGCCAATATGCTAAAGCCGAACTTCTTTATATACAGGTAAAAGAAATCAGGAAAAAAATTTCGGGAGAAAATAACCCAGATTATGCAAAGAGTCTTAATAAGCTTGCTGCCCTTTATCACCTAACACGGCAATTTGAAAAAGCTGAACCACTTTGTATTGAAGCAACTGAAATTTGGAAAAAAACTTCCGGAGAAAATGATCCAGATTATGCTACCAGCCTTAATAATCTGGCAGTATTATACCAGGCAATGAGTAAATATGAAAAAGCCGAACCCATTTTTATACAACTAACTGAAATTTGGAAAAAAATTTCAGGAGAGAATCATCCTGACTATGCTACCAGCCTTAATAACCTGGCAGAATTATATCAGGCTATGGGAAAATTCGACAAAGCCGAGCCACTTTATATACATTCATTTGAAATCATAAAAAAGACACTGAGAGAAAATCATCCTGACTATGCCCTTAGTCTTAATAGCCTGGCAGTATTATATTATAGTATGGGGCAATTTGAAAAAGCCGAACCCCTGCTTATACAAGCAATAAAAATCAGGAAGAATATTTTGGGAGAAAATCATCCTGATTATCTTATGAGCCTTAATAGCCTGGCTTTATTATATCAGGCAATGGGACAATTTGAAAAAGCTGAGCCCCTCTATATCCAGGTAAGAGAAAACCTGAAAAATTCGTTGGGAGAGAATCATCGTGACTATGCTAATTGCTTAAACAGTTTGGCTACGTTTTATCAGGCTATGGGGAAATTTGAAAAGGCCGAACTGCTGTATATCGAGGCAAAAGAGATCTGGAAAAAAGTATTGGGGGAAAACAATGAGAGCTATGCCTATTGTATTAATAATCTTGCAGCATTATACCAGGCCAGGGGCCAGTATGAAAAGTCAGAACTTTTTTATATACAGGCAAGAGATATCTGGAAAAGAATATCAGGAGAAAATCATCCGAATTATTTACTTAGTTTGAACAACCTGTCAGTATTATACCAGGCCATGGGTCAATATGAAAAAGCTGAAGCACTGAATATTCAGGCAAAAGAAATCTCAGAAAAACTATTGGGCAAAAACCATCCGACTTATGCTAAATGCATTAATAACCTGGCGAACTTATACCGGGCCGTGGGTCAATACAAAAAAGCAGAATTATTATATAACCAGGCAATAGAGATAAGAAGAATATTAGGAGTTGCTCACCCGGATTATGCTCTATACCTGAATAATCTTGCTACATTATATCAATCCATGGCACTTTATGAAAAAGCTGAACCCCTTTATTTACAGGCACTGGAAATTCAGAAAAAAGCATTAGGAGAAGCTCACCCTGACTACGCAAGGAGTTTTAATAACCTGGCAGTATTCTACAGGGCAATGGGTCAATATACAAAAGCAGAACAATTTTATTTGCAGGCATTAGAAATTTATAAAAAGATATTTGGAGAAACTCATCCTGAATTTGCAAACAGTCTGAGTAACCTGGCAGAATTATATTTAGGAATGGGTCAATATACAAAAGCCGAGTCTTTGTTGATCCAGGCAATAGAGATCAAAAAGAAAGTACTTGGGACAAATCATCCGGATTACGCCATGAGTATTAATAACCTTGCCGAATTATACAGAAACGCTGGCCAATATGAAAAAGCCGAACAATTTTATTTACAGGCATTAGAAATTTATAAAAAGATATTTGGAGAAACTCATCCTGACTTTGCAAATAGCTTAAGTAACCTTGGATTATTATATCAAAACATGGGGGCCTATAATAAAACCGAATCCCTGTATATGCAGGCAAAAGCGATATGGGCAAAAGTATCAGGGGAGGCTCATCCTGACTTTGCACGAATCCTCAATAACCTGATCGTTTTCTATATGGATATTGGCCAGTATGAGAAAGCCGGGCCCCTGCTTCTCCGGGAAAGCGGGATAGTAGTACAAAATATGCTGAACAATTTTACCATACTTTCTGAAAAAGAAAAAGAGAATTACCTCATTCAAAAAATTACATTGCTTGAAAAAAATAATAGTTTTTTATATAACGCCGAAAAAGAGTTCCCGTACATAATCAGTAATAATCTGAACCAGCAACTTTTTTTTAAATCCATGATTCTTGCAGATACAAAAAATGTAATGACTTCAATAATGCAAAATGCAGATACGACTGTAAAACGAATATTGAAGAACTGGCAAACGAATAAAAATATTTTAGCAAAACAGTATTCGCTTCCAATTGCCGAGAGAAGGACGGATTTAAAACAAATAGAAACAAGTACAGAGAACCTGGAAAAAGAACTTAGCCGCAAATCTGCTGAATTTCTGAATCAGCAAAAGGCCACACGTGTTTCCTTAAAAGATGTGCAGAAGAATTTAGGGGAAGACGAAATAGCAATAGAATTCGTCAGCTTCCGGCTGTATAATAAAAAATGGACCGACAGTACAATCTATGCTGCCTATATTCTGCGTAAGAACGATTCAGTACCTGTTTTTGTTCCTCTTTGCGAAGAAAAACAATTTACCAAATACTTCATCAATTCAAGCTCTTCATCTGGTAGTATTAAAGCTCTTTACCGAAGCGAGCCATTAGATGAAACTTCAACTGAAGTTTTTTTAGGAGATAGTTTGTATGCCCTCATCTGGAAACCGCTTCTTCCCTATCTGAAAGGGATTACAAAAATCAGCTATTCACCATCCGGATTATTGAACAGGGTGGCTTTCCAGGCACTACCTACACCAGACGGTCAGTTATTGATCGACAAATATGAAATGAATCAATATATCAGCACCCGGCAACTGGCTGTTGAGGAAGAAAAAACAAAAACCAGATCCCAATCCATTACCCTGTTTGGCGATTGTGCTTTTACCATGGATAGTGTATCAATTGTAAAAAATATTCCGGCAAAAAACGGAGTCAGTAATATTTATTCATCAGGTATAAGCCGGGATGAAAACAAAGGAAGCTGGCGACAACTGGAAGGAACAGCGACAGAAATTAACCAGATAAAAAATCTGTTTGCAAAGAATAAAATAGATACGACTAGCTTTATGCAACAAAAGGCGACCGAAGAACAATTTAAAAACCTGAGCGGTAATTCACCAACCATTTTACACCTTGCCACACATGGATTCTTTTTACCAGATCCGGAGCAAAAAAGGAAAGAAGGCTTTGAAGTTTTAAATACCAATACATTTAAAATATCAGATGATCCAATGATGCGAAGTGGAATAGTTTTATCGGGAGCCAATCGTGTGTGGAGTGGCCAGGCATCAATCGAAGGAAGAGAAGACGGAATAGTTACAGCTTATGAAATTTCACAACTGAATTTACGTAATACTGACCTGGTGGTTTTAAGTGCATGTGAAACCGCCTTGGGAGATATAAAAGGAACAGAAGGTGTATTTGGTTTGCAAAGGGCCTTCAAACTAGCGGGAGTAAAAAGCTTATTACTTAGTTTATGGAAAGTACCCGATAAAGAAACTGCAGAACTGATGACAACATTTTATCAATACTACCTGGCAGGAAACTCATCGAGGGAAGCTCTGCATAAGGCACAAATGGATATGAAGAAAAAATACCGGCCATATTACTGGGCGGCTTTTGTGCTGATTGAGTAG
- a CDS encoding PadR family transcriptional regulator has protein sequence MNIENTQSQMRKGILEFCILSIIRRGEAYPSDIVDEMRGCNLQILEGTLYPLLTRLKNSEMLSYRWVESNSGPPRKYFMLTEKGEAFYKELEQTWNELSNAVNALANKTEDLNK, from the coding sequence ATGAATATTGAAAACACACAGAGCCAGATGCGGAAAGGTATACTGGAGTTTTGTATCTTATCTATCATTCGCAGGGGCGAAGCCTACCCCAGTGATATTGTAGATGAGATGCGGGGCTGTAACTTGCAGATTCTTGAGGGTACTCTCTATCCGCTACTTACCCGTTTGAAAAATTCTGAGATGCTATCGTACCGTTGGGTAGAAAGCAATTCAGGTCCTCCGCGGAAATATTTTATGCTGACAGAAAAAGGCGAAGCATTTTATAAAGAACTGGAGCAAACCTGGAATGAATTATCAAATGCTGTAAATGCATTAGCTAATAAAACCGAAGACCTGAACAAATAA
- a CDS encoding PspC domain-containing protein, whose translation MKKILNINLSGRVIPIEDSAYENLQAYIESLRKYFAHEEGRDEIINDIESRIAELMNEKVRKGASCITDADVEEISISMGRPQDFEAEDLQEKKATASAAAASQSFAGTESQSQPQPQSQQSSTKSGKKKLYRDSSDKFIGGVCSGLANYMNIDPAIVRILFAIITFGGFGLGFLLYIILWIILPPKDLDVYGGKRLFRNPESKVIGGVAGGLSAYFDIDVWKIRLIFLAPIILSSIFGIFDGPFNNGFEWDILSGSLTGTFVLIYIVLWAVLPEARSPYEKMEMRGEKVDVNTIKQNVQEGMGTMKDKVKDWSGEVKEAAQRMGDKAKEFSNTRGKAFASEVREASRPVRSGLGHAIGVIFKAFFLFIAGTIAFALFVALISLIFGGVAWWPINNYLWTSNWQQVYAWGTLILFLGVPLILFLIWIIRRIIGVKSKSSYLGWTFAGLWTLGWISVALLGSSISRDFSDSSSISETVSMNTQPVNGRMTLIVSEPELVFNNSFWWTEGDWDGWNVSSDTMRLSWVRFTVDKSTDANYHVFVNKVSQGRTESEARRRAEKIQYKYSYKDSILDLGNGFAIDKNSKYRGQRIEIRIEIPVGRRIRFDETVKYKLNPMNVKIRRGRNWRNNDADFEFNNYRGFPWSSNVDYVMGENGELKNADGTPVSDHNNYRYDDRKDTNSLNQEERQLKERLKQIDEQKKAKPDTGKVTTKLEKDNEADGEAASSGKTFSLLSLESFFN comes from the coding sequence ATGAAAAAGATTTTAAATATAAACCTCAGCGGCCGGGTGATACCGATAGAAGATTCTGCGTATGAAAACCTGCAGGCCTATATTGAAAGCCTGCGAAAATATTTTGCTCACGAAGAAGGCCGTGACGAGATCATCAATGATATCGAAAGCCGCATTGCCGAACTGATGAATGAAAAAGTTCGCAAAGGTGCTTCCTGCATTACCGATGCAGATGTGGAAGAGATATCTATAAGCATGGGACGTCCGCAGGATTTTGAAGCGGAAGATTTGCAAGAGAAAAAAGCTACTGCTTCTGCAGCAGCAGCTTCACAATCTTTTGCCGGAACTGAATCACAAAGTCAGCCACAACCGCAATCTCAACAATCAAGTACAAAGTCTGGCAAGAAAAAATTATACCGCGATTCAAGTGATAAGTTTATCGGTGGTGTATGTAGTGGCTTAGCCAATTATATGAATATTGACCCGGCGATCGTAAGAATACTTTTTGCTATCATAACATTTGGTGGATTTGGTCTTGGATTTTTATTATATATAATTTTGTGGATTATTTTACCTCCAAAAGACCTGGATGTGTATGGTGGTAAAAGATTGTTTCGTAATCCCGAAAGTAAAGTTATCGGTGGTGTAGCCGGTGGTTTATCCGCTTATTTTGATATTGATGTTTGGAAGATCCGGTTGATCTTTTTAGCACCAATTATTCTGAGTTCGATTTTTGGGATATTTGATGGCCCTTTTAATAATGGGTTCGAATGGGATATTCTTTCAGGCTCACTTACTGGAACATTTGTTCTTATCTATATAGTCTTATGGGCTGTATTGCCTGAAGCAAGAAGTCCTTACGAGAAAATGGAAATGCGTGGCGAAAAAGTAGATGTGAATACGATCAAGCAAAATGTGCAGGAAGGAATGGGCACAATGAAAGATAAAGTGAAAGACTGGAGCGGTGAAGTGAAAGAGGCAGCACAAAGAATGGGAGATAAGGCAAAAGAATTTTCAAATACAAGAGGTAAAGCATTTGCATCAGAAGTAAGAGAAGCTTCCCGGCCGGTGCGTTCAGGATTAGGTCATGCAATTGGTGTGATCTTTAAAGCATTCTTTTTATTTATTGCGGGAACAATAGCATTTGCACTGTTTGTAGCACTTATCTCACTCATATTTGGTGGTGTGGCCTGGTGGCCGATCAATAATTATTTATGGACCAGCAACTGGCAGCAGGTATACGCATGGGGTACATTGATTTTATTCCTCGGAGTTCCATTGATTTTGTTTCTTATCTGGATCATCAGGAGAATAATTGGAGTAAAATCAAAGAGTAGTTATCTGGGATGGACATTTGCTGGCTTATGGACCTTGGGTTGGATATCAGTAGCATTACTTGGCTCAAGCATTTCAAGAGATTTTAGTGATAGCTCTTCAATAAGCGAAACAGTTTCCATGAACACTCAACCTGTTAATGGAAGAATGACACTGATTGTATCAGAACCCGAACTTGTTTTTAACAACAGCTTCTGGTGGACAGAAGGCGATTGGGATGGTTGGAATGTTTCTTCCGATACGATGCGTTTATCCTGGGTTCGTTTTACAGTAGATAAAAGCACAGATGCCAATTATCATGTGTTTGTAAATAAAGTGAGCCAGGGCCGTACAGAAAGTGAAGCAAGAAGAAGAGCAGAAAAAATCCAGTATAAATATTCCTATAAAGACAGCATACTTGATCTAGGAAACGGCTTTGCTATTGATAAAAACAGTAAGTATCGTGGACAGCGGATTGAGATCCGGATTGAAATTCCGGTAGGAAGACGTATCCGGTTTGATGAGACAGTAAAATACAAGTTAAACCCCATGAATGTAAAAATCAGGAGAGGCCGTAACTGGAGAAATAATGATGCAGACTTTGAGTTTAACAATTATAGAGGATTTCCATGGAGCAGTAATGTTGATTATGTAATGGGGGAGAATGGTGAATTGAAAAATGCTGACGGCACGCCGGTTTCAGATCATAACAATTACAGGTATGATGACAGAAAGGACACAAATTCATTAAACCAAGAAGAAAGACAATTAAAAGAAAGATTAAAACAGATAGATGAACAGAAAAAAGCAAAACCCGATACCGGGAAAGTAACTACAAAACTGGAAAAAGATAATGAAGCTGATGGTGAAGCCGCTTCTTCCGGAAAAACATTTTCGCTTTTATCGCTTGAGAGCTTTTTCAACTAA
- a CDS encoding biopolymer transporter ExbD, whose translation MAEIIINEAHSRRAGVKRMKRHSLKIDMTPMVDLGFLLISFFVITVEMSKPVAAKLNMPKDGPGTVLKESAALTLLLTNNREIWYYHGFLDKALKNNQVFKSSYSYSDGIGQVIRDKQITLDKNPDMVEGRDELTILIKPNFNADYTGVVDVLDEIVINKVKRYALVKITDEEKQFLNKKELQ comes from the coding sequence ATGGCAGAGATCATTATAAATGAAGCCCATAGCCGCAGAGCAGGCGTAAAACGAATGAAACGTCATAGTTTAAAGATAGATATGACTCCAATGGTTGACCTTGGTTTTTTATTGATCAGTTTCTTTGTAATAACAGTAGAAATGAGCAAACCGGTTGCGGCAAAATTGAATATGCCAAAAGATGGACCGGGAACAGTTTTAAAAGAATCAGCCGCATTGACTTTGTTACTCACAAATAACAGGGAGATCTGGTATTATCATGGATTTTTAGATAAAGCTTTAAAGAATAACCAGGTTTTTAAATCTTCATATTCCTATAGCGATGGAATTGGACAGGTGATTCGAGATAAACAAATAACATTGGATAAAAACCCTGACATGGTAGAAGGAAGAGATGAATTAACCATTTTAATAAAACCAAATTTCAATGCCGATTATACAGGCGTTGTTGATGTGCTTGATGAAATAGTTATCAATAAAGTGAAGCGGTATGCATTGGTAAAAATAACAGATGAGGAAAAACAATTTTTAAACAAAAAAGAATTGCAATAA
- a CDS encoding DUF3089 domain-containing protein, with protein sequence MKQVLFIIITSLTVSSCADKYGTYKPQYTRTTTQTQPDYSDLYYWASHPQKWDPADSIPKSLLNEMRDSVVDVFFLHPTAYTSKRKFKEWNVEIDDAYNNAKTDYSSILYQASVFNQHARIFAPRFREAHIKTFFLKDSALIQKNLELAYQDIKAAFEYYLKNWNHNRPIIIASHSQGSVHAERLLKEFFEDKALADQLVTAYVLGWPMPKQSFSVLKPCFDSTDINCLCSWRTYRKGFKPKYMRNETSNSLATNPLNWKTDETYAGKNENKGSVLLKFNKVYTKTTDAQINNGLLWVKKPKFPWSFIYATRNYHIGDINLFYINIRENVEQRIDAYFKKYPVK encoded by the coding sequence ATGAAACAAGTCTTATTTATAATAATAACCTCGCTGACGGTTTCGTCCTGTGCTGATAAATATGGCACTTACAAACCTCAATACACAAGAACGACCACCCAGACTCAACCTGATTATTCAGATCTCTATTACTGGGCTTCACATCCGCAAAAATGGGATCCAGCAGATAGTATTCCCAAGTCATTACTGAATGAAATGCGGGACTCTGTTGTGGATGTTTTCTTTCTTCATCCCACCGCATACACTTCAAAGAGAAAATTCAAAGAATGGAATGTTGAAATCGATGATGCGTATAATAATGCCAAAACGGATTATTCCTCGATACTGTACCAGGCAAGCGTATTCAATCAGCATGCTCGCATCTTTGCTCCCCGTTTTCGTGAAGCACATATCAAAACATTTTTCTTGAAAGACTCTGCATTGATTCAAAAAAATTTAGAGTTAGCATACCAGGATATCAAAGCCGCTTTTGAATATTATTTAAAAAACTGGAATCATAACCGGCCCATCATCATTGCCTCACACAGCCAAGGGTCTGTGCATGCAGAAAGATTATTGAAAGAATTTTTTGAAGATAAAGCGCTGGCGGATCAGTTGGTAACTGCATATGTATTGGGCTGGCCCATGCCAAAACAGTCTTTCAGTGTTCTTAAGCCATGTTTTGATTCAACAGATATCAATTGCCTGTGCAGCTGGCGCACCTACCGAAAGGGATTTAAGCCAAAGTACATGAGAAACGAAACCAGTAATTCTCTTGCCACCAATCCGCTTAATTGGAAAACGGATGAAACTTATGCAGGTAAAAATGAAAACAAAGGAAGTGTGCTTCTAAAATTCAATAAAGTATATACAAAAACAACTGATGCGCAAATCAACAACGGCCTGCTTTGGGTAAAGAAACCAAAATTCCCATGGAGCTTTATCTATGCGACCCGCAATTATCATATTGGCGACATCAATCTTTTCTATATTAATATCCGCGAAAACGTGGAGCAGCGTATAGATGCTTATTTTAAAAAATATCCGGTAAAATAA